TCTATAAACGTTATGATCCGGTTCGTAAATTTCCTGTACAGAATTGGGCTTATGGTGACAATGGCATGCAGATGCAGAATCCTTATTTTATAGTAAATGACATGATTACTCCTCAGCACCGTAAACGCTACATGTTCATGGCGAGCCTGAAGTATGACATTTGGGATTGGCTGAATGTCACCGGGCGTGTGCGTGTGGATAATACCAACACAGAGAGCGAAAATCGCTACCATGCTTCAGGGCAGGGGATGCTCTATGCCAATACGCATGGTAATGGTATTTATGGACATTCACAGTCGCTGGAACAGCAAGCCTATATGGATCTTATTTTCGGAGTAAACAAAACATTCGGAGATTTCATTCTTACAGGTAATTTAGGAACCAGTATGGAGGATTATTACACAAGCAGTGTGGCCTTTTCCGGTCCGATATTGAAAGTACCGAATATTTTTTCGTCAGATGCTCTTGATCCTAATTTCAATCATGGTAGTGATAGTAATTTTCGGAAACGTAGTACAGCTATTTTTGCAAGCACCGAGTTGGGCTGGAGGAGTACGATTTATCTGACACTTACAGGGCGTAATGATTGGAGTTCACTATTGGTGAATGCAGAGGAACCTTCATTTTTCTATCCTTCAGTGGGACTTTCCGGTATCATTTCCAATATGGTGAAACTGCCTGAAGCTATTACTTTCCTGAAAGTAAGAGGTTCATACACGGAGGTCGGATCACCTATCCCCGACAGATACCGTGGTATGACACGTGGCACTGTCACATTTCCGATGAAAAACGGATTACCGTCTACAAAAACTATTCGTCCGTTTTACGATTTTAAAGCGGAACGTACCCGTTCATATGAGTTGGGATTGAATTTACGCATGTTTGATAGCAAGTTGAATTTTGACTTTACATACTATTTGTCTAACACATACAATCAAACATTCCTCAACTCGCTTCCGGCTTCTTCGCCTTATTCACATTTCATTATCCAAGCGGGTAATATCCGCAACTATGGCTTTGAAGTGGCATTGGGATATCGTAATAAGTTTGGAACTGTGGATTTTTCATCTAACCTGACTTATTCGCGTAATGTGAACCGAGTAAAAGAACTTGTGCACGACTATTCTACGGGTGAGGACGGTAAAACTGTCAGCTTTAAGGAAACAACTGCTGGTGGCGGGTATATTCGCGAAGGCGATGCTATTGGTGACGTATATGTTACTAAAATACTTAAACGTGACAAGTCGGGAAATGTAGAAGTGGATGCTGAAGGCAAAATATCCACAATGGAGCTTCCGAATGGGCAACGTTTGAAAATAGGCAGTGCTAATCCAGATTTTACTATGGGCTGGAGAAATGATGTCGTTTACAAAAATTTCAGCCTGTCGTTTCTTATCAATGCCCGTGTAGGTGGTATTGTTACTTCGAATACACAAGCGTTGATGGATCAGTACGGTGTATCTAAGGCATCGGCTGAGGCTCGTGATAGAGGTGGTGTCATGGTGGCAGGCGGTAAAATTGTTGATGCCAAAGAATACTATTCCGTAGTGGGGGGGCAGCAATTGGGTGCTTATTATTATTACAGTGCAACAAACGTACGGCTGCAAGAGCTGACTCTTGGCTACAAGTTTCCTAAAAATATGTTGGGTATGAAGTGGCCGGATATTTCCTTGTCGTTTATAGGACGTAACCTTTGGATGATTTATAACAAAGCGCCATTTGATCCCGAACTGACGGCTACGACAGGTACTTATGGGCAAGGAAGCGAGTACTTCGGCGCACCTAGCCTGCGTAATATCGGATTCAGTTTAAAAGTACAGTTTTAAATCAGCACAGAAATGAAAAAAATATTTATCAAATATATCATATTGTTGTCGGCAGGAATGGTAGGTTTCACTGCTTGCCAAACGGATTTTGAGAAAATCAACACAGATTTCCGCCATCCGAAAGAAGAACACTTGCGATTAGATGGATTGAAAGTGGGAGGCTTTTTAACCAGTTTCCAGCAGAATATCTTTCCTGTGGGTACAACAGGAACAGATTACGTGAATGATTACCAAATTCCCTATACGCTGGCAGGTGCTTGTTGGATAGGTTATATGTCACCTGCACAAAATAAGTGGGTAGGCAGAGGTTTTCCTTCATATGCACTGAAAGGATGGAGTGATTATACATTTAACATTATGTATAAGAAAGCTTTCGGAAATTATATGGAGTTGAAACAAAGAACCGAAGGTGATCTGTCCGCATATGCAATGATCAATATCATTAAGATAGCCACTGTGCATAAGGCTACCGATACTTTTGGTCCCATTCCCTATTCACAGCAGTCTGGTGAAGGTTCGATACAAGCGATATACGATTCACAAGAAAGTGTATATCGTTCCATGCTCAAAGAACTGGATGAGGCGGTTGATGCTCTCTACAGACAGAGCCATGATATTTTGCCCAATTATGACATGATTTATGGTGGTAATTATATGAAATGGGGTAGATTAGCTAATTCTTTAATGTTACGCCTTGCCATGCGGGTAGTATATGCTGCTCCGGATTTGGCCAGACAGTATGCCGAAAAGGCTATCAAAAATCCTTTTGGTGTAATTGAAAGTACTGAGGATATTGCACAGTTGAGTCGTGGTGCGGGTATTACTCTGAACAATCCTTTGGTCATTATCAATGGTTCCTATAATGATGTGCGTATGGGTGCGGAAATTTATTCATACATGAAAGGATACAATGATCCGCGCATTGAAACTTATTTTCTCAAAGGAAAACAAGGAGATGTACAGGATTTCTATCCTGTTTTCAAGAGCCTTGACAAAGTTGATTCTTATTTGGATAGAAATATGTTTTCAGTGTTGAAAGTAGAGAATGAAACTCCCATCTATATCTTAAAAGCTTCTGAAGTGGCTTTCTTGCGTGCGGAAGGAGTTTTGCGTGGATGGGAAATGGGAGGAAGGACAGCAGAACAATACTATAAAGATGGCATATCATTGTCATTCAAAGAAAACGGTGTAGCAGACAGTAAGTTGAATACATATATGAATGGAGAAGGAAAGCCTGTAAAGTTTATAGACAATGCCAACACTGCTAACAACCTTGAACCAGTGAGTACCATTACAGTGAAATGGGAAGGAAGTGATTTTGAGAATTCGCTGGAAAGAATCATTACACAGAAGTACATCGCCCTTTATCCGGACGGGCAGGAAGCATGGAGCGAATACCGCCGTACCGGTTATCCTCGTATTTTCGAGGCTAAGTTTGTAAGAACAGACTGTGATGTAGATGGCAGGATAGGACCGACCCGAGTACCATATTCTAATAAAGAGTACACTGATAATCTTGAAAATATCCAAAAAGCAGTAGAAATGTTGGGTGGTACTGATAATGGTGCTACACGTTTATGGTGGGATAAGAAATCCAAGAAATAATATTTAAAGGATTATGATATGAAACAGAAAAATATATTGATTTTATTTTTGTTCGGCGTATTGGCATGCTTTCAAACTTCATGTTCGGATTGGACTGAAGTAGAGCATGAGAACATAGATAAGTTGTTGGCAGGCGCTGATAGTGCTATGGCAGATGCCCATAATAAGTATCTTGAGAACCTGCGTGCTTATAAAAAGTCTGATCATGCTATTACTTTCGGATGGTTTGCAGCATGGACAGCAAACGGATCAGGTTCTACTTTCCTTTCCCAACTGCCCGACAGTACTGATTTGGTAGCTTTATGGGGAGAAAACCTTTGGGCGCATCCAACGCAGGAAATGCTAGCCGATTTAAAAAATGTACAAGAGAAGAAAGGGACTAAAGTAGTGATTGCTTGCTTGTTGTTTGATATAGGAAAAGGCATTACTCCGCCGATTCCTGCGGATTATGGTGAGAAAAACCCTGATATACCTGCTGATAAACATTGGGAAACGTGGTCAAAGGGTTACTGGGGCTGGATTGATGGTGATGAAGAGGCTATCACTAAGTCTGTGGAGAAATATGCTAATGCCCTTTGTGATACTATTTTTAAATTTGGATATGATGGATTCGACCTTGATGCCGAACCCAGCTATCCGCAGCCATTCCAAACCAAAAAAGAATTGTGGACAAAGCGTTCACGTATTTACACATTTTTGGAGACGATGGCTAAACGCATCGGCCCTAAAGCTGAAACAGAAGAAGGACGTAAGAAATTGTTGGTCGTAGATGGTGAGCCGGAATGGTTTCCTGCTGAATATGGACCTTATATGAACTATTTTATACATCAGGCATATAGAAGTTCTTCTTTTGCTGTTCTCGATGGCCGATTGCAGAGATTAGTCAAGCATTTTGCTTCTGTGCATACCGAAGAAGAAGTGGCAAATAAATTTATAGTGACTGAAGAGTTTGAGCAGTTTGGAACTACCGGCGGTGTCAATTTCAGTTTACCTAATGGAAAAGTTGTGCCTTCTTATATAGGCATGGCTGAATGGAAGCCCATGGGCGGTAAATATCGTAAAGGAGGTATAGGCTCTTATCACATGCAAAGAGATTTTGCCGCAAATCCAGTGTATAAATACTTAAGGCAAGGTATTCAAATTATGAACCCTGCCACTTATTAATCATTAACTTGTTTTTTATATGGAAAAGACATTCAAATATTTGTTGACGGGTGCGCTTGCTTTTTTTATAGCAAGCTGCACTAGCGTAGATGTGGATGATGTAAATGCCCAAACCGATCTGCCGAATGCTATTTATCTTGATGGGGTTCAATCTTCTCCGATGAAAAAAATCGTTGTAGATGCAAATGGTGGTGAAGCCACTTTCTTACCTCGTGCAGCCAATCTGCTGACTTCTGATGTCACTGTTGACATTACGGTTGATTCGGCTTCATTGGCTCTTTACAACAAAGAGTACGGCACTTCTTATAGAGTGCTTCCTACTGAGTATTATGACATTGAAAAAATGGCAGTGACTATTAAATCGGGAACTATAAGTGCGGAGCCTGTCAACCTTGTGCTTAAAAAGAATGCATTGACAGTAAATCCTTCTTTTAAATATGCCATTCCTGTCAAAATCAATACAACTTCGCCTTTATCTATATTAGATTCTAATTCTTATGAGATTTTTGCACTTGATCGCGTGCTGGAAACTTCTGCTATGCATCAAGATGGTTTCTATATGCGCTGTGATCTTGTACCACTTCCTCATAATAAGAATCCTATGGTATTGAAAGAATGGACGCTGCATTATGGTATGAAAATTGAATCTTGGTTTGCAAATCAGCAGCCTGTGATGGGGTCGTTCTATTCGCGTATTACAGCCAATGGTAAATTGCAATACAAACCCGGAGGCTCGGATGATCCAAAAGGATTCTCAAAACAGCCTATCCAGCCGGGTAAGTGGTATCATGTAACTTATACATATAAAAATCAGCATGTGAAGGCGTATATTAATGGAGTGCTTGAGTTTGAATTTGATGTCCCTACACAAAATGAAGAATATTATAAGATACAGGCCAGCTTTGGAAACTTTAGAGGACACTTCCGTGATATCCGTTTGTATAAAAAAGCATTGACGGAATTTCAAATCACCGAGAACTTGTATGTAGAAGATCCTGCCAATCCGGATTTGATTGTTTATGCCCCGTTAACAAAAGAATCGGCGTTGAAAGATGTGACAGGACACGGGTATGATTTTAAGGCTTATAAGACAGGTGGAGAAGAATCATATCCTTTAGAAAAAATCCAATGGGAATATCCGCTTTATTTCCCTGAAAAGTAATAATAAAATAGAATATCATGAATAGAAAAACATTATTATATATCCTTCCTGCTGTTGGTGCTATGTTTGTTATATCATGTAGCCAGGATTTGGACTACACAGGTGAGTATGATATCAAAAATTATTATAATGGTTCTGATCCGCGTGATAATCTTCTTTCGTTTGATAAGAATACGCAGACTGTTACACTTCCTTTTATCGGGAATGTTTGTCTGGAAGAGAAGGCGGAGATTTCAATGGCCGTACGTGCAACTCGTGAAGTGTCTCATGATGAAAAAATATTTTTTGAAGTGGCGGATAGAAATGATAAACTCTTAGAAGCCTATAAAGAAATGGACTTCGTTGCCACGGATAAAGTGTCGTTCGAAGAATCTTCTTTGATTTTGGCTGCCGGAAAGAGTATGAATACTTCCAAATTGCTCATTAATACGGATGGGTTGAAACATGATGCTATTTTACCTGTCAAAATCAGACAAAACGAAGCTTCTCAAGTTCGTGTAAGTAGTAACAGGTCTTTGCAGATAGTGAAAATGGAAGGTCAGCAAATTGTTAGCCCCAATCGACAGATATTCGAGCTTAGTGCTGCCATAACCAAAGAGGGGGTGAAGATGGAAGGAGAAGGGAAAATTGAAGTTTCTGCTTTGTCTTCACTTCTTTTTAGTGGTTATCAAGTGAAGATCGTGCGTGATGACGAGATAGTGAAAGACTATTCCGATCGTTTGAAAGGCTATGAAATAGCTCCGGACAATATGTTCCCTAAATTTGAGGCACATTCTTTCGATAATCTTGAAAAGGTTGACTTATCATTTCAAATACAAAATGTCGGTCAGTTTAAAACTGGTAAAAAAGTGGTACTCCCTTTAAAGATTGTTCTTGTCGATAAAACTGGAAAGCAAATAGAATTGTTGAAAAATAAAGGCGATGTACTTGTACAAATAGAGTATTATGAATCCAATGTAATGCCGGTGTGGAATGGAGAGGAGTTGGGGCTTCCTTTGCCTAAGTCGGGATGGAGCGTCAGTACAATACCTAATTCATATAGCACTTCACTTTTGTTGGATGGTGTGGAGCAAGGAAGTGCTTGGTATGCTTATATTCCGAACGGCAAAAAAATGAATATTGTGGTTGACATGAAAAAGAACCACTTGATTCAAGGTTTTAAGCTCTGCAATATGCCGACATCATATGCGGATCCTTCACCTTCCTCGTATCGTTTTTTCATCAGTAAGGACGGAAAGGAATGGACTTCTATATCAGGTATTATCAAGGCAAAGACAGACAAGGGCTCTTATTTATTTAAAATTTTAAATGAATATGGTGTTCGTTATGTGATGTTCGAACTTACTTCTTCTGGTAGTTACGTGGGACTTACCGAAATAACTGTCTATGGTAAATAGGAGGTTCGGATGATATATTTTTGAAAGTTGTAGGTTGATAATAACACTATAAATTCTCTTGGTAATGAGTTCGGTATTTGTGTACCGAACTCATTATGTTTAATGGGTAATGCAGTCTTGCAGCGGTTGTTATAAGAAAGTCAAGCCACCGGAATATTTTCTTTTTGTACATTCCATTGCAGCCTGCCAGTTCTTCAGGCTGCATTACATGCTTTTGGTTTCTTTCAATTAAAAATCAGATGTTTATTTTTATCAGGTAAGAACTGTCAATGAAAGACCAAAGCAGCAGTGATAAATACGTGAATTGTGATGTACTGAAAACTGGCCAGTTTCTAACTGCTTATACAGATCAAACGGAAAAAGTTCACGTTCAAGCATCAGATAGCAAAGGTCATCACCAGCCTTCTGCAAAGTGACCGGACATAGCTATGATCGATGTAACCTTATTTGCATTGTCATACTTCGCAGAAAATGCTATATTTTGCTTCATTTCCAACAAGAAAAAAGTTTTGATTCTGTTTGGAATCAAAACTTTTACTAATTTTTGCTTTTTTGAGAAGCGGTGCGTACGGGACTCGAACCCGTGACCCCATGCGTGACAGGCATGTATTCTAACCAACTGAACTAACGCACCATAATTTCATTTTCTGTAGCTGTCTCTCTCGATTGCGGTTGCAAAGGTAGATGTTTTTTTTAAAACTGCAATAGCTGTGATAAACTTTTTTTGAGAGCTTTGGGATGCGTCGGCTTTATATCCTCATAGTGAGAATATTGTAAAAAACAGGATTGTTTCAATTTAACAACAATTTAGAAAAGTGATTGTGTAGCATTTATCTGGATTTTCGTATCTGTTTGAAACGCAAATCCTGGAGAAAACGAAACTTTTTGAGCCTACTTTTAAACTTCTTGCTCGAAAAGTTCGTTATTTTGCAATAAATCGTTATTTTTGCGAAGTCAAAATGAGAATGTTGTAAATTAGATAATGGTAAAAACTATATTTTAGGATGATGAAAACAGCCAAGCTGTTGCTTCACTGCCCCGATAAGCCGGGGATTTTGGCAGAAGTAACGGACTTTATAACGGTGAATAAAGGCAATATTATCTATCTGGATCAATATGTGGATCATGTGGAGAATATTTTTTTTATGCGTATTGAGTGGGAGTTGACATATTTTTTAGTGCCTCAAGAAAAAATAGAGGATTATTTTGCTACTCTATATGCGCAAAAGTATGAAATGGTTTTCCGTCTGTACTTCTCGGATGTAAAGCCTCGTATGGCTATCTTTGTTTCAAAGATGTCGCATTGCCTGTTTGATTTGCTGGCGCGTTATACTGCGGGAGAATGGAATGTGGAGATACCTCTTATTATCAGTAACCATCCCGATTTGCAACATGTGGCTGAACGCTTTGGCATTCCTTTTTATCTTTTTCCGATTACAAAGGAGGCAAAGGTGGGACAAGAAGAAAGGGAATTGGAGTTATTGGCCAAGCATAAAGTGAATTTTATTGTGTTGGCGCGTTATATGCAAGTCATTTCCGAGCAGATGATTGATGCTTATCCTAACCGTATTATCAATATTCACCATTCTTTTCTTCCGGCATTTGTAGGTGCAAAGCCTTATCATGCAGCGTTTGAACGTGGAGTGAAGATTATTGGTGCTACCAGCCATTATGTCACTACCGAACTGGATGCCGGTCCCATTATAGAGCAGGATGTAGTCCGTATCACCCATAAGGATACGGTGACTGATCTAGTGAATAAGGGTAAGGATCTGGAAAAAATTGTTCTTTCTCGTGCAGTTCAAAAGCATATTGAACGTAAGGTGCTGGCTTATAAGAATAAGACGGTAATTT
Above is a window of Bacteroides helcogenes P 36-108 DNA encoding:
- a CDS encoding SusC/RagA family TonB-linked outer membrane protein, whose protein sequence is MNYYRFKAFIFVFFSCFLMQTVLLAQSNTKITIKKRKILLQEALQQIEKQSTYLIAFNESKLEKMKRIDLDINAEPLDKALSVILAGTGFSYKIKDNYIMIVPKSKSVGEKKKVIGTVKDEKGEELIGVNVSVKGRSAGAITDMEGCFSLEAIKGEVLEFSYIGYMPKTITLGDVTVLDVVLQEDSKTLDEVVVTALGIKRSEKALSYNVQKVDNKELTSVKDINFVNSLSGKVAGVNINASSAGVGGATRVVMRGAKSITGGNNVLYVIDGVPMNNINGGDIGTDLRFAAQPRGESIADVNPEDIESLSVLTGPSAAALYGSSAANGVILINTKKGQEGKVKVGFSSSVDFSSPFVKPEFQNTYGNVKGSFESWGEKMNTPSSFDPMSFFQTGHNIMNSLTLTTGTKTNQTFVSVATTNSKGIIPNNKYDRYNFTVRNTASFCDDRLHFDVSGNYIIQKTQNMYRPGEYYNPIPAVYLFPRGEDWETVKLYKRYDPVRKFPVQNWAYGDNGMQMQNPYFIVNDMITPQHRKRYMFMASLKYDIWDWLNVTGRVRVDNTNTESENRYHASGQGMLYANTHGNGIYGHSQSLEQQAYMDLIFGVNKTFGDFILTGNLGTSMEDYYTSSVAFSGPILKVPNIFSSDALDPNFNHGSDSNFRKRSTAIFASTELGWRSTIYLTLTGRNDWSSLLVNAEEPSFFYPSVGLSGIISNMVKLPEAITFLKVRGSYTEVGSPIPDRYRGMTRGTVTFPMKNGLPSTKTIRPFYDFKAERTRSYELGLNLRMFDSKLNFDFTYYLSNTYNQTFLNSLPASSPYSHFIIQAGNIRNYGFEVALGYRNKFGTVDFSSNLTYSRNVNRVKELVHDYSTGEDGKTVSFKETTAGGGYIREGDAIGDVYVTKILKRDKSGNVEVDAEGKISTMELPNGQRLKIGSANPDFTMGWRNDVVYKNFSLSFLINARVGGIVTSNTQALMDQYGVSKASAEARDRGGVMVAGGKIVDAKEYYSVVGGQQLGAYYYYSATNVRLQELTLGYKFPKNMLGMKWPDISLSFIGRNLWMIYNKAPFDPELTATTGTYGQGSEYFGAPSLRNIGFSLKVQF
- a CDS encoding SusD/RagB family nutrient-binding outer membrane lipoprotein, encoding MKKIFIKYIILLSAGMVGFTACQTDFEKINTDFRHPKEEHLRLDGLKVGGFLTSFQQNIFPVGTTGTDYVNDYQIPYTLAGACWIGYMSPAQNKWVGRGFPSYALKGWSDYTFNIMYKKAFGNYMELKQRTEGDLSAYAMINIIKIATVHKATDTFGPIPYSQQSGEGSIQAIYDSQESVYRSMLKELDEAVDALYRQSHDILPNYDMIYGGNYMKWGRLANSLMLRLAMRVVYAAPDLARQYAEKAIKNPFGVIESTEDIAQLSRGAGITLNNPLVIINGSYNDVRMGAEIYSYMKGYNDPRIETYFLKGKQGDVQDFYPVFKSLDKVDSYLDRNMFSVLKVENETPIYILKASEVAFLRAEGVLRGWEMGGRTAEQYYKDGISLSFKENGVADSKLNTYMNGEGKPVKFIDNANTANNLEPVSTITVKWEGSDFENSLERIITQKYIALYPDGQEAWSEYRRTGYPRIFEAKFVRTDCDVDGRIGPTRVPYSNKEYTDNLENIQKAVEMLGGTDNGATRLWWDKKSKK
- a CDS encoding glycoside hydrolase family 18, with product MKQKNILILFLFGVLACFQTSCSDWTEVEHENIDKLLAGADSAMADAHNKYLENLRAYKKSDHAITFGWFAAWTANGSGSTFLSQLPDSTDLVALWGENLWAHPTQEMLADLKNVQEKKGTKVVIACLLFDIGKGITPPIPADYGEKNPDIPADKHWETWSKGYWGWIDGDEEAITKSVEKYANALCDTIFKFGYDGFDLDAEPSYPQPFQTKKELWTKRSRIYTFLETMAKRIGPKAETEEGRKKLLVVDGEPEWFPAEYGPYMNYFIHQAYRSSSFAVLDGRLQRLVKHFASVHTEEEVANKFIVTEEFEQFGTTGGVNFSLPNGKVVPSYIGMAEWKPMGGKYRKGGIGSYHMQRDFAANPVYKYLRQGIQIMNPATY
- a CDS encoding DUF1735 and LamG domain-containing protein, yielding MEKTFKYLLTGALAFFIASCTSVDVDDVNAQTDLPNAIYLDGVQSSPMKKIVVDANGGEATFLPRAANLLTSDVTVDITVDSASLALYNKEYGTSYRVLPTEYYDIEKMAVTIKSGTISAEPVNLVLKKNALTVNPSFKYAIPVKINTTSPLSILDSNSYEIFALDRVLETSAMHQDGFYMRCDLVPLPHNKNPMVLKEWTLHYGMKIESWFANQQPVMGSFYSRITANGKLQYKPGGSDDPKGFSKQPIQPGKWYHVTYTYKNQHVKAYINGVLEFEFDVPTQNEEYYKIQASFGNFRGHFRDIRLYKKALTEFQITENLYVEDPANPDLIVYAPLTKESALKDVTGHGYDFKAYKTGGEESYPLEKIQWEYPLYFPEK
- a CDS encoding discoidin domain-containing protein; this translates as MNRKTLLYILPAVGAMFVISCSQDLDYTGEYDIKNYYNGSDPRDNLLSFDKNTQTVTLPFIGNVCLEEKAEISMAVRATREVSHDEKIFFEVADRNDKLLEAYKEMDFVATDKVSFEESSLILAAGKSMNTSKLLINTDGLKHDAILPVKIRQNEASQVRVSSNRSLQIVKMEGQQIVSPNRQIFELSAAITKEGVKMEGEGKIEVSALSSLLFSGYQVKIVRDDEIVKDYSDRLKGYEIAPDNMFPKFEAHSFDNLEKVDLSFQIQNVGQFKTGKKVVLPLKIVLVDKTGKQIELLKNKGDVLVQIEYYESNVMPVWNGEELGLPLPKSGWSVSTIPNSYSTSLLLDGVEQGSAWYAYIPNGKKMNIVVDMKKNHLIQGFKLCNMPTSYADPSPSSYRFFISKDGKEWTSISGIIKAKTDKGSYLFKILNEYGVRYVMFELTSSGSYVGLTEITVYGK
- the purU gene encoding formyltetrahydrofolate deformylase; its protein translation is MMKTAKLLLHCPDKPGILAEVTDFITVNKGNIIYLDQYVDHVENIFFMRIEWELTYFLVPQEKIEDYFATLYAQKYEMVFRLYFSDVKPRMAIFVSKMSHCLFDLLARYTAGEWNVEIPLIISNHPDLQHVAERFGIPFYLFPITKEAKVGQEERELELLAKHKVNFIVLARYMQVISEQMIDAYPNRIINIHHSFLPAFVGAKPYHAAFERGVKIIGATSHYVTTELDAGPIIEQDVVRITHKDTVTDLVNKGKDLEKIVLSRAVQKHIERKVLAYKNKTVIFN